From the Manihot esculenta cultivar AM560-2 chromosome 14, M.esculenta_v8, whole genome shotgun sequence genome, the window GGTCTAAATCCAGTTCGTTTTTGCTTTGTAATCCTGTTTTGGCCTTTTCTAGATTGCTCGTTTCTCTGTTTTTGTACCTTGCTTCTTCTTTTAGTAGTTTCTTGATTGGACTAGATCTTTGTTCATGGCAACTTCACTTGCATTCTTCCTCCCTCTGTTCCTTTCTGACTCTGGTCATTTATCTCGTTCGTTGGTAGGCATTTCACCAGATTTAGATCACTTTTTTATTAGGGATTGGGAATGGTAAGTTTTTATAGCCAATTTCTTCTCAGGGGAGAATTCCATGTGGAAATTAGTTGTTTTGAGGGTTGGCAATGCTATCAATTTAATACAATTAAAGTGGAAAGTAAGTTTATTTATTCCTTGTAATTTGCATTGTGAAGCTGtgattttatgaaaatgtatttgATTGGGGTTCAATAGAAAACTGAAGTAATAAATGCAGTGAACTGATTTGTTCAGGGCTTCAGGCATGTCACATGTCGTGGCATTCTCAATTATTTTATCTGTTCAGTTCGCAATTTATGCATGCTGAAACTGTTATCGCATGGAAAATTGCAGGAAGTGGGGTTTGAATTTCTCTGGTTATCATTTATCCAGTCATGGGCAAATCACCTGGGAGATGGATCAAGACTGTACTGTTTGGAAAGAAGCCTTCCAAATCTCATTCTGCAAAAGGGAAGGAGGTACTGTTTCCTCTTCCGCCTTTTCTTTTAGTGAGTATTTGGTGGTAAAATAGTGACAGTTGTCTAGTTGTTGCTATTATCACATCAGACACCTGAAACGCTTTTGATATAAGTATTGATTATTCTATTTGTAACTTTGGATCTCTAAAACTGTAGCTTCACAGTAAGTCTCGTGCcttttttttccccctttttttGTTCCTGTCTTGATCTTGATGAAGCCGTATTCTCAACCCTGTGCCAGTCTTACCATTGAGGGAAGACCTTATGGATAATAGTAATGCGCCTCAAGCTACCTGTCTAGGCTATGGCTTTTAAGATTATTTATTCTGGAGTTATAACtggaaatttaactttttaagttTTGGCGGTAATTAAAAAGTTGAAATTATATCTTTTATGACTATTTTCCTCTTACAATTAGCAAACTTATtagattttctttttgttttttttattatcttttttcttCCCCATTTGTGGACTCACTGATTTGTATCCATTTAATTTGGAGCTACTGGTTTGATAAATACCAGTTTGATTTAACTGTTGACTTTCTCCCTTGTGTATCAATATTATTAGTGGgtgcagatttttttttttatgtaactTTTCTCGTTATATGCAGAGAACTACGAAAGAGAAAGCACTGTTGTCTGCAAAGGCATCAGAAACTGATACTCTTGTAATCTCCCATCCAACCCCTGTTCTCACCATTCGCTCTGAAAGGCAGTTAGAACTTGACAACCAGGAGACTGCAGATTTACCACATGATAGTGGCATACTGTTACCAGTAAATCAGGATGCAGAATTACAAGAGTCTGCACCCCAAACCACATTATCTGATGCTGATAAAGTAAAGCAAGAGGAAGCTGCAACGTTGGCACAAGCTGCATTTAGGGGTTACTTGGTAATATTCTCTTCTTGGAATTAGTACTATTCTAGAATTTTGACTAATTTGGAGCAAACTTGTTGAAATAGCCTCCTCTTAGTTAGACAGCGGTCTGTTTCTTAGGTACTGGGCATTTCCCTGGAGAGTAGCATTGCTAGTTGCACAAGAACTAAAAATGAAAATGACGAGTTTTCCTTCCATCTCATTAACAAGGTTTTTAATACTTGAATGGGGTCCAATTCTTGGAATCTGAAAAAATTATGTTCACTATTTCTGTGTTAAATAGTCTCCTTCTTGCCTCTTCAATTATGGCTCTTCAAACTGTAACGAGAATTTTCTTTAATCTGCTTGCCATCTGATCCCACTATTTTCTTATACGGACTGACAAGATTGTGTAATGGAATTCTTTCCCTGGCATACCAGCCTGTACTCCCTAAAGGAAGGAAAACTCTTACACATGCACTGACATTAACATTTCATGCATGAAAGAGGCATCTCCAACAGCCAAAATGGCTCCCTGGTTGATATTCTAGCCAActgaattttagttattttattgtTTGATCTTGCATGTGAGAAACCACATCACTTTATGTTAGTAGAGGCTATACATATACTGATGTAAGCTTATCAATGTGAAGGCTCGTCGGGCATTTCGGGCCCTTAAAGGCATAATAAGGCTCCAGGCGCTTATCCGTGGGCACTTGGTCAGGAGACAAGCTATTGCCACTTTGTGCTGTGTGCTGGGAATTGTCAAGCTGCAGGCACTTGCTCGAGGAATAAAAGTTAGGAAGTCAGATTGTCAGCATGATGTTCTTAAAAGATGCAATGTGGTGAAGCCTCTGGTAATTTCTTGATTAATCACCCCTATGGTCAATTACTAATCATGCCAGATCTTACATCATGAATGTCATTGGGAAGTGTGAGCCTATCTTCTAATTATGGCTCATTCAAACCTGTAATACATTGATTGTTTGATAGTTGAGTTAAACATATGACATATGCCCTTCATTTGTATTCCTACACGTGGTGGTTGGACATGGGGTGCATCTAAATGGTATGGGACTATGATCTTAGAATTAGATGTTCTTAAGTATTATACTGGAGCAGCCCAATTATCATATTAATTCTAAGCCCATTAAATTACGGTGACATGTAGATTGTTGTTGTAAAGTTTAAATCTTTCTCAATATTGGAAAAATCAGTTTTCTCACAAAGTTATCCTACAAATTAGATGAGTTTAAGTTGGTGATTTTTCTAATTGTGTATCtaagaattatatttttaaatattgttatttCGGAGGTTTAGTTATACCTTGGATCACATTCCATGTGCATTTGAGCGAGAGGGAGATCCATAGGTCTGTTTCTTTTTGTAGTATCTTTTATTCTTTTGTTCAGCCTTTGCTAGATTGCATGGGTCTAAATATGACTCAGTAGTGAGTAAGCTGGCCTGATGCCCAGAATATTGCATTACAAATCAAATTTGTCTTTAATGCTCAATATGTATCTTGGAAAAAGTTAAAAGAGTTTAACCTGTACCATCACTTTTCTGTTGTTGAATGGGTCTTGTCCTAACCTCTTGGTGAGAGTAGCTGGCATTCTTCATGTTTCACTTTGCTCATAGTTTAATTTCTATATGATACCTGTTTTCCACAGGAGGGCAAGCTTGGAAATCTTGATGGAGCTAATGTTTCTATCCAAAGAGCAAGGCTATCATCAAATGCTTTTGTTCACAAGGTAAGATAGGCGGCATGTCATGGCTGTGGAAAGGGGCATAATATTCCTTTCTTTTGGACAAgtgatttatgaaaatcaaCTAGACAGATGGATTATTATGCTGTTCTATATTACATCTTGGTTTATTTGCATTTCTTATCCATTTAATATCTGCTGGGTGTCTCTTCAGCTTGTGGATTCATCACCGGCTGTGATGCCTTTACGCATTTATTATGACTCTGTGGAACCAAATTCAGTTCCAAACTGGTTAGAACGTTGGTCAGCATCTCGCTTTTGGAAACCAATTCCGCAGCCAAAGAAAATTTCTCATCCAAAAACTCAGAGAAAGCAGGTTAATGGTCATATGCCAGAAGCAGAAACTGGTAGGCCAAAGCGCAGTGTTCGGAGGGTCCCTGCTGCAAATGTTGATAATAATTCGGTCCAAGCAATCTCTGAACTTGAGAAGCCCAAGCGCAATCTTAGAAAAGCTTCAAGCCATCCATCTGATACAGTGCAGGAAAATCCACAAAATGAGTTTGAAAAGGTAAAACGTAACTTGAGAAAGGTTCATAACCCGATAATTGAAAGCTCTGTTCAGCCGGAGTTAGAAATTGAGAAACCAAACCAAAGCTTGGAAAAGGTATCAGACATTTCTGGTGATAATCTTTTGAGACAGAATATGAATAATTCAGGGGAGAAGACTAAGAAAGAAACAAGCCCACCAACACCCAAACTGTCTGTTGTGGTGAGGAGCGAATCAACCTTGATAGCAACTCAATTGCCTGATGTAGGAACAACTACTGAAACACTAGGAATAAATGAAGCATCTGAATTACTTGGTGATCAAACCCTGGTTGAATCGATGCCTTCGGTAGAGAATGGTGGTAAAGATGAGAATGATGGTAAAGATGAGAATACTCCTGTTACAAATGGTGAGTTAAGCCATAAGGAAGATCAAATAATCAATGAGAATCATAAATTCAGCAAGAAAACCTCTAGTCTGGCAAAGCAAGAACATGCGGAGAATGGGTTGCAGAGCAGTCCAGCACTCCCAAGCTATATGGCAGCCACTGAATCTGCCAAGGCAAAACTAAGAGCACAAGGTTCTCCAAGGTTTAACCAAGATGGAGCtgagaaaaataatattgttcGGCGCCATTCTCTTCCATCTTCAACAAATAGCAAAATCAGCTCACAATCACCAAGGACACGTACTGTTCATTCTGGCAGCAAAGTGGGAAGTAAAAGTGACAGATCGAAAGAAGGAAATGGTATGATATTTGAACTTCTCATTTGAATTGCTGGTTTTTGCTTTATAATGGAATGCCCTGGAATGCTTCATATTTCTTGGCGAAATGACTTAAATCAGTTTCAGTCAGATTATTTAGTTCTAACTAGTAGCAGCTGAATATGCAGCTTAGCTATATGTTGTTTGAAAATGGAAAACTATTTAGCTATCAAACTTAAGACCTTCTGTTTTGCATGTAACATAACTCCAATCTTTTCAATTTTTGCAGCCAAGGCAACCCAGGCTGGGTGGAGGAGGTGATCTTGGGTTTCAAGGGGTTAGCCTGAGGAGCTGAGTTCTGATTTCATCTTCTGTTATCGTTTTTGTGTCTGTGATGTAAGATTATGTTGTAAAACAAAAAAATGTGGTCTACAGTTGGAAGGTGTGTTGGGCCCAGAGTCTTTTTTAGATTTTGCTGCAGTAGGTATCTGGGAGTGAATGTACATCATAGGTTTTGAATTATTCGTTGTGCTACAGTCATACATTTATTCTAAACTGTGGTTGGTTTTGAGGTGATCTCTTCAGCTGTTAATAATGTAACTTTCTTTGCTTGTGTTTCATCTGCGTAGATGTTCGTGACTGTAATTAAACTAGCTTGTGTGTACTTGGGCCCGCGTTGAACATCAAATGTAGTTGCTCGTGTCGTGTATACACTTTAGTTTCCTATGCATAAGTGTTCGGGATGTAATTTCAGTTGAAGGGATTGCAATGTCACCCACTACAAAAGATTCGCGACGTTATGCTTATACATATGTAATCggattataaaaatgaaaaaaatatcatGGACTGGTCCCGGgcataaattatcaataaatcttgcatattatattttttaataaaattaaactttattttattaatacttATTACTAAAATGCTGTTTTTATTAAAACCTAATTTTAGTATCATTTGAATAATTCAAACCTGTTAGCAAATAGCAACTAAAAATTGTTTGATAGCTAACGCGTGACCAAACATCCTTGGGTGTATTATGCTTACTTCTATTGTTATATGCTTGGGTCATTTCTTTAATAATAGCAAACTAGGTTAATCCTTATGCAAtggctttaaaataaaaaagtttggTGATCCCTTTATATTTTGGTGAATTGAGTTTGATCTTGCTTGAATAAATGAACCCACACAAATTTGAACTTGTTCTTTATCATACCAACCGAAATAAAATGAGCATATTCTGATATAGGATAAAATCTCGCACAGCTTTGAATGAGAGAAAGAAGTGTGAACCCTGAACTACATATATATGATacatttgattaattagttaagaACAACGGTGCTTGAAATTATTTGCTCAAATTTGTTGATAACTTCTCGTTTAAATTCTTTGCTAGGGACAATTTAGCTCAAGAAACGGTAAGAGAAATGAGGAGCAAAAGGAATGAAGCTAATATCAATGGGTTTTAATTCATTGACACTAGAGTGTCTTCATTATTGGAAGATTTTAAGTTCAAATTTCAGTCGATCAAttgtaccaaaaaaaaaaaaggtaattaCTACTCAGGACTTTCTATCCAAAACAAACTATTTGGCATTCGGGTGGCTTCCGTCCCAATCGATATGTCCTCCAAGCATACCACACATTGTCTGGAAGAGTCTTTATCAGTTTTTATCTTCTCTAGCGCTTCAATCGTTGACATGCTAGCGCCAGTGAATCTCAAGGCCTGCGACTCCAGGAAAGCACGAGCCCCATCGGAAGCTGTATCACTGTCAGTTGATTGTATAGTCCTCGGATGCACAACCATAGGAATAAATAACCATTCTGTCCAACTCTCGACTTTCTTGTGCACATTCTGCTATTTTCTTTATCATTATGGGATGAACATATAAAGGCATGTTCATCTCTGAAAGGTCATTATGGTGTTACCAAGAAGTGTTACTTTTTCACTTGAAATACCTTCAATATTGTAACGTCAGCACTGCTGGTACCTGATTCCGTTGAATCGAATGGAATAATGTGGGAATATATTTGGATCAAGAACACTGCTCCTTGCGACCAATGATCCATGTCTTCATCTTCACCCAGCCATGGTAGCAATGAATATTGACGGCGGCGACGGCAGGTGATGGAGACCATGATACTTTGATGCCCAAACTGCACTTGGGTAacctgttttatttttatttgtttattgcGATCAAAACTTGTGATAGCGTCTAATGTAAGGGAATTAGCGATCAATAAGCCATTTCATTGCAAACTGTTTACCCATTACTTAAATCTGTTGCTAAATTTAAagttcacaatttttttttaaaaattttgttaataaacTAATAACTTCTTGTAAAATCTATTGCTAAACTACAGACGATAAAAGCACTTGATTACTAAATTAGCAACATGTTCAACCATATTTCTATAGAGAACAAAAAAAAACCTAGAAATTCTTATGGTTGGTCAATCAATAACGACAACAACTAAACAAAAGCTTCCAGAACTCAAAACTTGCACAAATGGTGGATTACATAGATTACAAGCTGAGATCAGAGTTTGAGGAAATTTAAAGCAAAAGCTGGTGAGCTATAGCTTCAATGAG encodes:
- the LOC110599683 gene encoding protein IQ-DOMAIN 30 isoform X2, with amino-acid sequence MGKSPGRWIKTVLFGKKPSKSHSAKGKERTTKEKALLSAKASETDTLVISHPTPVLTIRSERQLELDNQETADLPHDSGILLPVNQDAELQESAPQTTLSDADKVKQEEAATLAQAAFRGYLARRAFRALKGIIRLQALIRGHLVRRQAIATLCCVLGIVKLQALARGIKVRKSDCQHDVLKRCNVVKPLEGKLGNLDGANVSIQRARLSSNAFVHKLVDSSPAVMPLRIYYDSVEPNSVPNWLERWSASRFWKPIPQPKKISHPKTQRKQVNGHMPEAETGRPKRSVRRVPAANVDNNSVQAISELEKPKRNLRKASSHPSDTVQENPQNEFEKVKRNLRKVHNPIIESSVQPELEIEKPNQSLEKVSDISGDNLLRQNMNNSGEKTKKETSPPTPKLSVVVRSESTLIATQLPDVGTTTETLGINEASELLGDQTLVESMPSVENGGKDENDGKDENTPVTNGELSHKEDQIINENHKFSKKTSSLAKQEHAENGLQSSPALPSYMAATESAKAKLRAQGSPRFNQDGAEKNNIVRRHSLPSSTNSKISSQSPRTRTVHSGSKVGSKSDRSKEGNAKATQAGWRR
- the LOC110599683 gene encoding protein IQ-DOMAIN 30 isoform X1; this translates as MGKSPGRWIKTVLFGKKPSKSHSAKGKEVLFPLPPFLLRTTKEKALLSAKASETDTLVISHPTPVLTIRSERQLELDNQETADLPHDSGILLPVNQDAELQESAPQTTLSDADKVKQEEAATLAQAAFRGYLARRAFRALKGIIRLQALIRGHLVRRQAIATLCCVLGIVKLQALARGIKVRKSDCQHDVLKRCNVVKPLEGKLGNLDGANVSIQRARLSSNAFVHKLVDSSPAVMPLRIYYDSVEPNSVPNWLERWSASRFWKPIPQPKKISHPKTQRKQVNGHMPEAETGRPKRSVRRVPAANVDNNSVQAISELEKPKRNLRKASSHPSDTVQENPQNEFEKVKRNLRKVHNPIIESSVQPELEIEKPNQSLEKVSDISGDNLLRQNMNNSGEKTKKETSPPTPKLSVVVRSESTLIATQLPDVGTTTETLGINEASELLGDQTLVESMPSVENGGKDENDGKDENTPVTNGELSHKEDQIINENHKFSKKTSSLAKQEHAENGLQSSPALPSYMAATESAKAKLRAQGSPRFNQDGAEKNNIVRRHSLPSSTNSKISSQSPRTRTVHSGSKVGSKSDRSKEGNAKATQAGWRR